From the genome of Candidatus Rhodoluna planktonica:
GCCGACAAGGCTGAAGCTAAAAAGGCTCCTGCCAAGAAGCCAGCCGCCAAGAAGGCCGAGTAACAACTCATGGCTGGGGATGTCAATGTCACGATTGTCGGCAATCTAGCTGACGATCCAGAATTGCGCTACACCCAAGGTGGCGTCGCGGTGGTTAGCGTTCGAGTTGGTTCAACTCCTCGCACCTTCAACCGCCAGACCAACGCATGGGAAGATGGCGAAACCGTTTGGGTTCGCTGCACCGCTTGGCGTGAGCTTGCTGAGAATGTTGCTCAGTCGCTTACTAAAGGCACCCGCGTTTTGGTTACCGGACGCCTAAAGGCACCATCTGCTTACACCTCAGCTCAGGGCGAAGCTCGCGCATCGCTTGAGCTTGAAATTGACGAAATCGGCCCATCGTTGCGTTACGCAACTACAGCCGTTAGCCGTCGCGCTCGTGAGGGAGCAGCAGTGACCAGCGACCCTTGGGCTGATGCACCAGCAACTAAGGCAAAAGCCGCCGCTGAAGACAACTGGGTCAACCCAGGTGCCGCAGCGGGCGACGACACCCCGTTCTA
Proteins encoded in this window:
- the ssb gene encoding single-stranded DNA-binding protein, encoding MAGDVNVTIVGNLADDPELRYTQGGVAVVSVRVGSTPRTFNRQTNAWEDGETVWVRCTAWRELAENVAQSLTKGTRVLVTGRLKAPSAYTSAQGEARASLELEIDEIGPSLRYATTAVSRRAREGAAVTSDPWADAPATKAKAAAEDNWVNPGAAAGDDTPF